One Globicephala melas chromosome 9, mGloMel1.2, whole genome shotgun sequence genomic window, GTACCATGCCTGCCATACAGTAAGAGCTCGGCAAACGCTGGCTATTATTACCTGGGGGTGGGTCTGCTGCTGCCCTGGGGAGTAGCCGAATTGCTGCTGGGACCCCGCGGGGGACTTGGAGTAGTTGCCAGGGTAGCCGCCAGGGGACGGAGACCCGAACCGGCCCCCAGGGAAGCTGCCGCCGTGTCGCGGAGAGTGGCTGCTCCCGTAGGGCCTAGACTTGGGCCCGTACGGCGGCGTGTGGTGTGGACTCCCGTACCCGTCCCGCGGGGATGGCGGCCGCGCTCCGCCTCCGCCCGGGGTACCCCGGAAGCTGCTCCCGCTTCCCCAACCTCCTACACCCGGGCTGGGGCAAGGAGGAGTCGGGGGTCGGAAATTCTGTCGGTGCATCTCAGAAGAAGAAAACGAGGACTTCAATGGCGCGTTCTCCCGCCGGAACTGTCGAGACCAACCGTTCACAGACACTTCGTGGTCCTTCACCAAAACAGTCCTCCGCCCGCCAGCACCATAGACCACATTGGTTCCGGCCTCACAAAGGTTCCTCTGGGGCGGCGGGATAAGTAGGTTATCGAATTGGGTACAGATTCAGCTGATTTAagtgaaggaaagaggaagaaaaaggataaaGGAAAGGGCTAATCCCGGGCCCCAGCAATGGCCTTTGCAGTCTGGCGGGCTTTGGTTGCCACTGACTGACGTACTAGACGCCTGCCGAACGGATGGAGGGGGGCCCGGAGAGCTCGGCAGGGccgggcccctcccacctggcgGGGGGCGAGGACCGAGGTGTCCGCGGGCGCCCCCAGTGGCTGCGGGTCGCGCGCGCACTTCGTTCTCCACTCACGCAGGGAAGGAGGATTTCAGAGGGGTTCGCGATGCTGGCGACGCTGGCGAGGGTCGCGGCTCTGCGGAGAACCGGCCTTCTCTCCCGCCGGGGCGGCGGGAGGGGGCTGTGGACCGGCCGCCCGCAGTCAGGTATCCTCCGAGACTCGGTCCGGGCGGCGAAagggaccccagccccagcctccccaCTCCAGCGGCATCCTGAGGAGAGCGCTGCGCTTTCCAGAAGTATCCGCTGCCCCCGGCGCCCGCCCTTTGGCCTTTCGCGTGTCCCCTTGCCCTGGCTCCGCGGTCGCCCCGTGGTCACCCTGCCCGGCGTCCAGGCCTGGGTCCGGCCCCTGCGTGGTCCTACTGGGCGAACTCGCCTCTCTCCCTTACTCCTCTCCACTCGTCCCCCAAGTTTAAATACCTTGAAAAATGCACCCCCAGCCACATTTCAGGAAGGGTTTCAGACTgcactttatttattattattattatgttttacatctttattggagtataattgctttacaatggtgttagtctctgc contains:
- the MPLKIP gene encoding M-phase-specific PLK1-interacting protein, producing the protein MHRQNFRPPTPPCPSPGVGGWGSGSSFRGTPGGGGARPPSPRDGYGSPHHTPPYGPKSRPYGSSHSPRHGGSFPGGRFGSPSPGGYPGNYSKSPAGSQQQFGYSPGQQQTHPQGSPRTSTPFGSGRGREKRMSNELESYFKPSMLEDPWAGLEPVSVVDISQQYSNTQTFTGKKGRYFC